A window of Grus americana isolate bGruAme1 chromosome 21, bGruAme1.mat, whole genome shotgun sequence contains these coding sequences:
- the NMNAT1 gene encoding nicotinamide/nicotinic acid mononucleotide adenylyltransferase 1 isoform X1 — MAMEDSDKKTEVVLLACGSFNPITNMHLRLFELAKDYFHETGKYKVIKGIISPVGDAYKKKGLISANHRVTMAKLATKNSDWVEVDDWESSQSEWLETLKVLRYHHQKLLSPDPTNSLQNAIPLTKPGRKRKQEPNRHDPIKKKNQSPDIKSVPQVKLLCGSDMLESFGIPNLWKLEDITEIVENHGLVCISRAGNNVQKFIYESDILWRHKNNIHLVEEWITNDISSTKIRRALQRGQSIRYLVPDVVQAYIEKNNLYSPESEDRNAGVVLAPLQKHASDSKN, encoded by the exons ATGGCTATGGAAGATTCTGACAAGAAGACTGAAGTCGTACTGCTGGCCTGTGGGTCCTTCAATCCCATTACCAACATGCATCTAAGGCTATTTGAGCTGGCTAAAGACTACTTTCATGAAACAG gaaaatacaaagtaatCAAAGGAATAATTTCGCCAGTAGGTGATGCATATAAGAAGAAAGGTCTGATCAGTGCGAATCACCGAGTAACTATGGCAAAACTAGCTACAAAAAACTCAGATTGGGTGGAAGTTGATGATTGGGAAAGCAGCCAGAGTGAGTGGTTGGAAACACTAAAAGTTTTAAG GTATCATCATCAAAAGCTTTTATCTCCTGATCCCACTAATAGTCTGCAGAATGCTATACCTTTAACAAAGCCAGGACGGAAGAGGAAACAGGAACCAAATAGGCATGAccccattaaaaagaaaaatcagagtccAGATATAAAAA gtgTCCCACAGGTTAAACTGCTTTGTGGAAGTGACATGCTGGAATCTTTTGGGATCCCCAATCTGTGGAAATTAGAGGACATCACTGAAATTGTGGAGAATCATGGCCTTGTATGCATCAGTAGGGCTGGAAACAACGTTCAGAAGTTCATCTATGAATCCGATATTTTGTGGAGACATAAGAATAACATTCACCTTGTGGAAGAATGGATCACAAATGACATTTCCTCCACCAAGATCAGGAGAGCGCTGCAGAGGGGCCAGAGCATTCGTTACCTAGTGCCTGATGTAGTTCAAgcatacatagaaaaaaataatctgtatagTCCAGAGAGTGAAGACAGGAATGCTGGGGTTGTCTTGGCTCCCTTACAGAAACATGCAAGCGATTCCAAGAACTAA
- the NMNAT1 gene encoding nicotinamide/nicotinic acid mononucleotide adenylyltransferase 1 isoform X2, whose translation MAMEDSDKKTEVVLLACGSFNPITNMHLRLFELAKDYFHETGVPQVKLLCGSDMLESFGIPNLWKLEDITEIVENHGLVCISRAGNNVQKFIYESDILWRHKNNIHLVEEWITNDISSTKIRRALQRGQSIRYLVPDVVQAYIEKNNLYSPESEDRNAGVVLAPLQKHASDSKN comes from the exons ATGGCTATGGAAGATTCTGACAAGAAGACTGAAGTCGTACTGCTGGCCTGTGGGTCCTTCAATCCCATTACCAACATGCATCTAAGGCTATTTGAGCTGGCTAAAGACTACTTTCATGAAACAG gtgTCCCACAGGTTAAACTGCTTTGTGGAAGTGACATGCTGGAATCTTTTGGGATCCCCAATCTGTGGAAATTAGAGGACATCACTGAAATTGTGGAGAATCATGGCCTTGTATGCATCAGTAGGGCTGGAAACAACGTTCAGAAGTTCATCTATGAATCCGATATTTTGTGGAGACATAAGAATAACATTCACCTTGTGGAAGAATGGATCACAAATGACATTTCCTCCACCAAGATCAGGAGAGCGCTGCAGAGGGGCCAGAGCATTCGTTACCTAGTGCCTGATGTAGTTCAAgcatacatagaaaaaaataatctgtatagTCCAGAGAGTGAAGACAGGAATGCTGGGGTTGTCTTGGCTCCCTTACAGAAACATGCAAGCGATTCCAAGAACTAA
- the LZIC gene encoding protein LZIC produces the protein MASRGTTETSKLKQNLEEQLDRLMQQLQDLEECREELDADEYEETKKETLEQLSEINDSLKKIMSGDMTLVDELSGMQLAIQAAISQAFKTPEVIRMFAKKQPRQLRTRLAEMDRDLMVGKLGRDLYTQQKVEILTALRKLGEELTPDDEMFLSANAGTALSQFERVSTDLGSGDKVFALASFEVEKAKQ, from the exons atggcttCAAGAGGAACAACGGAGACCAGtaaactaaaacaaaacttGGAAGAGCAGTTGGATAGATTAATGCAGCAGCTTCAAGATCTGGAGGAATGCAG AGAGGAGCTAGATGCAGATGAGTATGAAGAGACCAAAAAAGAAACTCTAGAACAGCTGAGTGAGATCAATGACTCACTGAAGAAGATTATGTCTGGCGATATGACTTTGGTGGACGAGCTCAGTGGGATGCAACTG GCAATACAAGCGGCCATCAGCCAAGCGTTTAAAACTCCAGAAGTAATTCGAATGTTTGCAAAGAAACAACCAAGACAATTGAGGACAAGATTGGCAGAG ATGGACCGAGACTTAATGGTTGGGAAGTTGGGACGAGACCTATACACACAGCAGAAAGTGGAAATCCTGACTGCCCTCAGAAAGCTTGGTGAGGAG CTCACTCCAGATGATGAGATGTTCTTGTCAGCAAATGCTGGTACAGCCCTGAGCCAGTTTGAGAGAGTCTCCACTGACCTTG gaTCAGGAGACAAAGTCTTTGCTCTAGCAAGTTTTGAAgtagaaaaggcaaaacaatgA